TTTACGTAATATAATTATGAAAGTAGGTTTATTTATTCCTTGTTATATCAATGCTATCTATCCCAATGTGGGGGTAGCATCGTATAAACTATTGAAAAGTTTAGGAGTAGATGTCGATTATCCGTTGGATCAGACCTGTTGCGGACAACCGATGGCGAATGCCGGTTTTGAAGATGAATCGATGAAGCTGGCGCTCCGTTTTGACGATCTGTTCCGGGAGTACGATTACATTGTCGGCCCTTCCGCCAGTTGTGTGGCATTTGTGAAAGAGAATCATCCCGGTATCCTTGAAAAAGAAGGGCACGTCTGCCAGAGTGCGGGGAAGATTTACGACCTTTGCGAGTTTATCCATGATGTGCTTAAACCGACGAAGATACCCGCACGCTTCCCGCATAAAGTCAGTATCCACAACAGTTGCCACGGTGTGCGTGAACTCTTAATTTCCGCTCCCAGTGAGTTAAATATCCCTTATTACAATAAATTGCGCGATCTGCTCGATATGGTCGAAGGCATCGAAGTTTTCGAGCCCAGCCATATAGACGAATGTTGCGGGTTTGGTGGTATGTTTGCCGTAGAAGAGCAGGCGGTGTCCGTCTGCATGGGGCGTGATAAGGTGAAAGACCACATGGCTACCGGAGCCGAATACATTGTCGGAGCGGACAGTTCCTGCCTGATGCACATGCAAGGTGTGATCAAACGGGAGCATCTGCCGATTCAAATTATCCACATTGTCGAAATTTTAGCGTCGCAATCATGAGTACCAAACATTCAAAGGCTGCCGAAAAGTTCTTGCAGGACAGCAAGATGGCAGCATGGCATAACGAAACCCTTTGGATGGTCCGAGCCAAAAGGGACAAGATGAGCAAGGAAGTTCCCGAATGGGAAGAGCTTCGCAACAAGGCCTGTGAACTGAAACTTTATTCCAACAGCCACCTCGAAGAGCTCTTGCAAGAGTTTGAAAAGAACGCCACTGCCAACGGAGCGATTGTGCACTGGGCAAAAGATGCGGACGAATATTGTGCCATTGTGTACGAAATACTGAATGAGCATAATGTACATCATTTCATCAAGAGCAAGTCGATGCTTGCCGAAGAGTGCGGGTTGAATCCCTTCTTGATGGAACGCGGAATAGACGTGGTAGAGTCCGACTTGGGCGAACGTATTCTGCAATTGATGCATCTCGAGCCGAGCCATATCGTTCTTCCTGCTATCCACATCAAACGGGAGCAAGTGGGAGAACTGTTTGAAAAGGAAATGGGGACGGAAAAAGGAAACTTCGACCCGACCTACCTTACTCATGCCGCACGCAAGAATCTGCGCCACCTCTTTCTGAATGCGGAAGCCGCCATGACGGGCGCCAACTTTGCCGTAGCCTCTACCGGAGACATTGTAGTCTGCACCAATGAAGGGAATGCCGATATGGGTACTTCTTATCCGAAGTTGAATATAGCCGCTTTCGGCATGGAGAAGATCGTGCCGGATCTGGATGCGCTAGGTGTGTTCACCCGTCTGCTGGCACGTTCGGCAACCGGACAGCCGGTGACTACCTATACCTCTCATTACCGCCGTCCGCGTGAAGGTGGCGAATATCATATTATTATTGTGGATAACGGCCGGAGTACGATCCTTTCCAAGCCCGACCATATCAAGACATTAAACTGTATCCGTTGCGGTGCCTGTATGAATACCTGTCCGGTCTATCGCCGGAGTGGGGGATACTCCTACACTTACTTTATACCCGGCCCTATCGGTATCAATCTGGGGATGGCTCATGATCCGGAGAAGTATTATGATAATCTTTCCGCCTGCTCCTTGTGTA
This sequence is a window from Bacteroides thetaiotaomicron VPI-5482. Protein-coding genes within it:
- a CDS encoding (Fe-S)-binding protein; translated protein: MKVGLFIPCYINAIYPNVGVASYKLLKSLGVDVDYPLDQTCCGQPMANAGFEDESMKLALRFDDLFREYDYIVGPSASCVAFVKENHPGILEKEGHVCQSAGKIYDLCEFIHDVLKPTKIPARFPHKVSIHNSCHGVRELLISAPSELNIPYYNKLRDLLDMVEGIEVFEPSHIDECCGFGGMFAVEEQAVSVCMGRDKVKDHMATGAEYIVGADSSCLMHMQGVIKREHLPIQIIHIVEILASQS
- a CDS encoding lactate utilization protein B; its protein translation is MSTKHSKAAEKFLQDSKMAAWHNETLWMVRAKRDKMSKEVPEWEELRNKACELKLYSNSHLEELLQEFEKNATANGAIVHWAKDADEYCAIVYEILNEHNVHHFIKSKSMLAEECGLNPFLMERGIDVVESDLGERILQLMHLEPSHIVLPAIHIKREQVGELFEKEMGTEKGNFDPTYLTHAARKNLRHLFLNAEAAMTGANFAVASTGDIVVCTNEGNADMGTSYPKLNIAAFGMEKIVPDLDALGVFTRLLARSATGQPVTTYTSHYRRPREGGEYHIIIVDNGRSTILSKPDHIKTLNCIRCGACMNTCPVYRRSGGYSYTYFIPGPIGINLGMAHDPEKYYDNLSACSLCMSCSDVCPVKVDLAEQIYKWRQDLDGLGKANTGKKIMSGGMKFLMERPALFNAALWAAPMVNGLPRFMKYNDFDDWGKGRELPEFAKESFNEMWKKNEVQGKEESK